A DNA window from Gemmobacter fulvus contains the following coding sequences:
- a CDS encoding glycosyltransferase family 4 protein, translating to MSAKSVPDRIRVAMLTQRYIPFTGGAEKQLSAVLQRLPDLGIDATVITRRHDDSPPYSLVNGIPVHRIDVHGPRVIASLSYTAQALRLLRRFGPDVVHAHELLSPTTTAIAYKVMCGTAVAAKVLRGGSLGDIAVLEGSRIGRLRLSRLLQRVDAFSVISGEIDAELADHGVPSERRRFIPNGVDLARFHPVEPDRKIHIRAGLGLPDGPIAMFAGRLEREKRIDRLVALWPHVRSVIPAATLVVAGTGSLAHALAAARTEGIILAGAQADLCDWYAAADVFVLPSEAEGLSNAMLEALATGLPCVATKVGAAPELLSQGLGCLVDVDDDSGLVSALIATLQGLPSYSAQHARDVVVSNYSIEVTASRLAQLYRELVYVKKNRNTAIKFR from the coding sequence ATGAGCGCGAAATCCGTTCCGGACCGCATTCGCGTGGCCATGCTGACACAGCGCTACATTCCCTTCACAGGGGGCGCTGAAAAGCAACTCTCTGCCGTATTGCAGCGTTTGCCCGATCTGGGCATTGATGCCACCGTCATCACGCGCCGACACGACGACAGCCCGCCCTATAGTCTGGTCAACGGTATTCCGGTTCATCGTATTGATGTTCATGGTCCACGGGTGATTGCGTCGCTCAGTTACACCGCGCAAGCGCTGCGCCTGCTGCGCCGCTTTGGGCCAGACGTGGTACACGCCCATGAACTGCTATCACCCACCACCACGGCCATTGCCTATAAAGTGATGTGTGGAACGGCGGTTGCAGCCAAGGTTTTGCGCGGCGGCAGTCTGGGCGACATCGCGGTCCTTGAGGGCAGTCGGATCGGCCGCCTTCGTCTGTCGCGCCTGTTGCAGCGGGTCGATGCCTTTTCGGTGATCAGCGGCGAAATTGATGCGGAACTTGCCGACCATGGTGTTCCGTCCGAAAGACGCCGTTTTATCCCAAATGGCGTTGATTTGGCGCGTTTTCATCCCGTTGAGCCGGACAGGAAAATACACATCCGCGCAGGGTTGGGTCTTCCCGATGGCCCGATTGCCATGTTCGCCGGACGGCTTGAACGGGAAAAACGGATTGATCGCCTTGTCGCCCTTTGGCCTCATGTGCGGTCTGTGATCCCTGCGGCGACGCTTGTGGTTGCCGGGACGGGCAGTCTTGCCCACGCTCTGGCCGCTGCCCGGACCGAAGGTATTATCCTCGCCGGGGCACAAGCTGACCTGTGCGACTGGTATGCCGCTGCGGATGTGTTTGTTCTGCCGTCTGAAGCGGAAGGCCTGTCAAATGCAATGCTGGAGGCACTGGCAACAGGCTTGCCCTGCGTAGCCACCAAAGTGGGCGCTGCGCCCGAACTTTTGTCGCAAGGATTGGGGTGTCTGGTTGATGTCGATGACGACAGTGGTCTGGTGTCGGCGCTGATCGCCACATTGCAAGGCCTGCCAAGTTATTCGGCACAACACGCGCGTGATGTCGTGGTCAGCAATTACAGTATCGAGGTAACGGCATCACGGCTTGCACAGCTTTACCGTGAGTTGGTATATGTCAAAAAAAACCGTAATACCGCCATTAAATTCCGTTAG